The Leptospira johnsonii genome window below encodes:
- a CDS encoding helix-turn-helix domain-containing protein encodes MDLETGYLVFGAAFGCIWSLGILVSPASLGERTRAALIMFFSSLWLVGGATFLSGLVRTYPVLYGIHIPFALGIAPVLYIHFQITLLGLEVSKRELVFHFLPNFICIILLLPFWLGGEEFRLRTLQEIAQAKTYSSILVFLQITPKISILSYFLPLLWMYRSYLFRSEQDENEERARRMFLLFVCLICFVIFWGLTGSILRRIEFVKESIFSLPVLLVIGFLLSQREPNWLGFVGKSLREVRYKKSRLKGMDESKIKDRLEALMRREKVYADEDLTLSQLAEELDLTNHQLSEFLNQRLSMKFSDYINSWRVEEAKVLLLEDPDRSILAISESVGFNSKSAFNEAFKKFADSTPSEFRKTAIQYKASLKF; translated from the coding sequence ATGGATTTAGAAACTGGTTATTTAGTTTTTGGAGCGGCCTTCGGCTGTATCTGGTCTTTAGGGATCTTAGTTTCTCCGGCTTCTCTTGGAGAAAGAACAAGAGCCGCTCTCATTATGTTTTTTTCTTCTCTTTGGCTTGTGGGAGGTGCAACTTTTCTTTCCGGCTTGGTACGCACGTATCCTGTCTTGTACGGGATCCATATTCCTTTTGCGTTGGGAATTGCCCCGGTTCTTTACATACATTTTCAGATCACATTACTGGGACTAGAAGTTTCGAAAAGAGAGTTAGTTTTTCATTTCCTTCCCAATTTCATCTGCATAATTTTACTTTTACCTTTTTGGTTAGGTGGAGAAGAATTTAGGCTCCGTACATTACAAGAGATCGCTCAAGCCAAAACTTATTCCAGTATTCTTGTGTTTTTACAGATCACTCCTAAAATTTCGATCTTATCTTACTTTCTACCGTTACTTTGGATGTACAGAAGTTATTTATTCCGTTCTGAACAAGACGAGAACGAAGAAAGAGCCAGAAGGATGTTTTTACTCTTCGTCTGTCTCATTTGTTTTGTAATCTTCTGGGGACTCACTGGTTCCATTTTAAGAAGGATAGAATTCGTAAAAGAGAGCATATTTAGTCTTCCGGTTTTATTGGTGATCGGATTTTTACTTTCCCAAAGAGAACCAAATTGGCTTGGCTTTGTAGGAAAAAGTTTAAGGGAAGTCCGATATAAAAAATCTAGACTGAAAGGAATGGATGAATCCAAGATCAAAGATCGTTTGGAAGCATTGATGAGAAGGGAGAAGGTTTATGCGGATGAGGATCTAACACTTTCTCAACTCGCAGAAGAGTTGGATCTGACCAACCACCAACTTTCAGAATTTCTAAACCAACGTCTATCCATGAAATTTTCGGATTATATCAATTCTTGGAGAGTAGAAGAAGCCAAGGTTCTACTCTTAGAAGATCCGGACCGTTCCATTCTAGCAATTTCCGAATCGGTTGGATTCAACTCAAAATCAGCATTTAACGAAGCTTTTAAGAAGTTTGCGGATTCTACACCTAGCGAATTCAGAAAAACAGCGATCCAATATAAAGCTTCTCTAAAATTTTAA